Proteins encoded together in one Mycobacterium sp. MS1601 window:
- a CDS encoding MerR family transcriptional regulator gives MGEQPRQGQLDLGADDSTTSQEPVVTEPVQPGLFPDDSVPDALIGYRGPSACQIAGITYRQLDYWARTSLVVPSIRGAAGSGSQRLYSFKDILVLKIVKRLLDTGISLHNIRVAVDHLRQRGVQDLANITLFSDGTTVYECTSAEEVVDLLQGGQGVFGIAVSGAMRELTGAIADFPGERADGGESIAAPEDELASRRKHRDRKIG, from the coding sequence GTGGGCGAGCAGCCACGTCAGGGGCAGTTGGATCTTGGCGCCGACGACTCGACGACAAGCCAGGAGCCTGTGGTCACCGAACCGGTGCAGCCAGGGCTGTTCCCGGACGACTCGGTGCCCGATGCCCTGATCGGCTACCGCGGGCCCAGTGCCTGCCAGATCGCCGGTATCACCTACCGCCAGCTCGACTACTGGGCCAGGACCTCGCTGGTGGTGCCGTCCATCCGCGGGGCAGCCGGTTCCGGTAGCCAGCGGCTGTACTCCTTCAAGGACATCCTGGTCCTCAAGATCGTCAAACGCCTGCTCGACACCGGCATCTCGCTGCACAACATTCGCGTCGCGGTGGACCACCTGCGCCAGCGTGGTGTGCAGGACCTGGCGAACATCACCCTGTTCTCCGACGGCACCACGGTCTACGAGTGCACGTCCGCCGAAGAGGTGGTCGACCTTCTGCAGGGTGGTCAGGGCGTGTTCGGCATCGCCGTCTCCGGGGCCATGCGTGAGCTCACCGGCGCCATCGCCGACTTCCCCGGCGAGCGGGCCGACGGCGGCGAATCCATTGCCGCGCCCGAGGACGAGCTGGCCTCGCGGCGCAAGCACCGCGACCGCAAGATCGGCTGA